GGAAAGAAATGATTAATTTCCCATCAGTGTAGCTGATCAGgcagatttatttattcatgaggTTGGTTAGAAGTCCCTCTAATCTTgactttatgattaaaaaaataattgggtCATTAATGCTTCTGTTACCAAACTAAAGGGATTTTGTTTCCTGTGTGTATTTGAGTACATGGGGGGAAGGTAAAAccacatttctaattttactattCTCGTATGTAATGGGTAACTAACCACTTGGAGTGGTTCAGTATTAGAAATCCCTTAATTGCTAAACTAATCGTTGGTCCTCTGGAATTATTAAACTGTCAAGTAGTTAAATAAGattgttatttttctaatatcCCAAATGATAGAAACTTTAAAATGGCTCAGCTGCTTATTGTagttttttcccctaaatgtaGATACTCTCTACCCATAGTTGAGTGAATAGTATGTATGTGTTGTGGGAAGACTGACTCAACATTGCTCTtggttgaatatttttattttaaatgtaacctGCTCTGGCTTTTATAGGTCTGGATAAATACCTCAGACATTATATTGGTTGGTCTACGGGACTACCaggtaaaaatattattaaatttttcatTGTTTACTTGCTTGAATTTGGTGAGCAACTGATGTTTAGAACATAAGTCATAACCAAATTTGACTAGTTTCCAGGCAAGTAGGCTGCTCGGTATTGTgtcaataaacatttcttaagGGCCAGTTCTGTCATAGGCATTGTGCTGGGTACCCCAGGGATCATGGTTCCCCAGTGCCAGTCTATGGAGTCTGCATTTTCACTATAGAAGAATCACAGTGTGAATTTTTCATGAAGCTAAatgctcctttttctcttttggatATTTAGAAGTTCCCTTTTTGGAATGAAGGATACTATACTGTAGTTTTGTTAGTGTTCTTAGTTGGCaggataaaaatgtaattttatgttGGATTGCCTGCCTGccccaattttttaaatttatacatattgaaataaaaatacgAAAACCATTACTCTAggggatacaactgagtgagtcAGGCTGCCATCTACAAAATGCTTATGGCCTGACAGTGGAGAGAATAAGAGGCACACAAGTAATTACAAGACAAATCATgataaaagtgtgtgtgttcagtcactcagtcatagccAACTCTTGTGCTCTAAATTTAGATGGGAACTTAGGGAAGAAAATGGTAGTTGCCCTTCAGTGATCTCTACCTGGAGACTCTACCCATTGTGAGTCTGTGAAATCTATTTGGTTTCCACCTATTGGAACTCATCaccatgtatatatttatggagAGAATAAGAGGCACACAAGTAATTACAAGACAAATCATgataaaagtgtgtgtgttcagtcactcagtcatagccAACTCTTGTGCTCTAAATTTAGATGGGAACTTAGGGAAGAAAATGGTAGTTGCCCTTCAGTGATCTCTACCTGGAGACTCTACCCATTGTGAGTCTGTGAAATCTATTTGGTTTCCACCTATTGGAACTCATCaccatgtatatatttacattttgagTGAtagtgtttctatttttataactCTGATCatactctgattttttaaatgtatgttccagaataaagaattaaaattacTACTTTAAATCAATGGTTCTCCACTGTGGGTGACTTTCCTCCAGGAGACatttggcagtgtctggagacatgACTGGTTTGTACACATGCGGGTAAAGGGCAGTGCTGTTGGCATCTAATTGATAGAAACCAGGGGTGATGCTGAACATCCTAAAACACACAGATTTGTCCCTACAGCAAAGAATTATATGGCTGAAAACATAAACAGTGCTGACATTGAGATAGAGTGCTCTaaactcattattttaattattttaattttcttcttttgattttaaagAGAACCTCAGAAGTAGAATTAATTCCCTGTTTGACAGATACGGAAGTCAAGGTTCTGAAAGATGTAACATTCATGCATGCGTGCTagcgtgctgagttgcttcagttgtgcctgactgtgaccccagggactgtaacccaccaggatcctttgtccatgagcttctccaggcaggaatactggagtgggttgccatgccctcctccagggatcaaacccgagtgtcttaaatctcctgcattggcaggtgggtcctttatcgctagtgccacctgagtAGCATTCATATTGATACTCTAAAATGACAGCCACAATAAATGTTCTGATTCTTAATTTCCCATGATCCTTCTTTTATGCCCCTGCCACTGAGAGGGTGGTACAGGGGCCAGTAGTATCACTAGCTTTCAGttacttgttagaaatgcagaatcttggaCCCCACCCCAGGCCGCCTCAATCAGAATGTGTGTTTTAACCAGAATCCCCTTGGGCTTCTGTACATAATGCTTTTTGAGAAGTGCTGGTCCTGAATCATACCATTCTTGGGTCGCTGTGATCACTTTCCTGCCTTTCTTTGGACCTTCTTTCAGGtccaaaaatttttttgaacttGTGACAATCAGCTTCAAcctgtttttcttccttaattAAGTCAGATTCTTTTCAGATGGGAAAGTGTGAATGTTGTGAAGCATTCATTTTCAGTGGGACACTTGCATCAGAAATAGCCATGTATTTTACAAATACACTCTCATGGGCTTCATTCCACAACTCCTAATTTATCAGGAGATATAAAAGCTCCACCCAGGTAGcgttactggtaaagaatctgcttgccaagacatgggttagatccctggattgggaagatgacctggaggaggaaatggcaaccgactccagtattcttgtctagagaattccatggacaggggagcctggtgggctacagtccatgggatcacaaagagtcagaaacgactaagCATAGACATAAAAGCTCCAGAAGAGATTCTGATGGATTTGTACCCTAAGAACCACTGATTATGGAAAAGTATAATAATTCCCTTAGGTCATTATCCCAGTCTcaatttttgaattagtgtttaatCACCTATAAATTATGGTCccagtgaatttttatttttcaaaagacttCTAATCACAGGGtaactaaataattaaaaaattgggTCTGCACAGTTCTGCTTCTTTTGAAGTGAAATCTATATAAATGTCTTCCCTAAGCTTGTTGAACATTATTTGCTTACATATGCAAGATTCTTCAGACTGACTTAAACCCAAGAATGTTTTTCAGAGGGTAggagaaaactttaaaatttaagaaaagaagagTTTAATAGCACAAcagtgaaatttaattttttatccaGTTTGAAACTAATTTATGAAATTAATGGATAGTATTTtggcataattatttttaaacattatgtgTCTCTTTTTAAGGATAATAAAGCTGATGTAATCTTAAAATACAATGCAGatgaggctagaagtctgaaggCATATGGCGAGCTTCCAGAACATGGTAATGTCTGAGTTATTAACCTATTAATATGCTGTTAATCCTTGATTTAGATGAAGGAATTTTGATAGAATTTTTTGGATTTTGCATATTTAGTTTTGTCTTTATGTGATTCAATCCAAGTATGCCTACCTTCACTTCATATTACTAGACACCTTAAGAAGAAAGTAATTGAGATTCTGTTTCTAATAACTATATTTTTGGTGAGGATTTATCGTTTATGAGCCCTGGACTATATTTTGGTTGTTGCATATTACCAAGAAAACCATTATTTTACTTGGGTGTGAAAATCCTGCTGTAATTATTTACTTCACATTTGCAGTCTAGGAAATACTAATATATCTGGGAATAGGACTAGCAGTTCTTGGTTCATTTCTGTTAATTAAGGGATAAGCATGATATAACCAAATTTTTCTGATTGATGTGTTTGATAATTTCTGGGTCGTTAACATGTGCTACCTTTTTTGAAGTGTAGCTGGAAGTTGTAATAGTTTAGAGTTTGTTTAATTGGAGCCAGCCTCACTAAAAATACCTTTGTGAACAAAAGAAAGCTATCTCTATCTTGACTTAGAGATGTTGTTGTGTAAAATAGTGTTCTATATACTAGGGTTGTTAGGTAGACGTTACAAGGATATTTTTGATAATGAAACAGATTAAATTAAAAGTTTGACTTGTGTAGTTCAGCATTTGATACCCAACTACTGCTTTCAGTGGGcactttaattcatttttgttaACATCTTGGCTATATTATATGACTATATTTGTTATTGTTTCTTAAGCTAAAATCAATGAAACTGATACATTTGGTCCTGGAGATGATGATGAAATCCAGTTTGATGACATCGGAGATGATGATGAAGACATTGATGATGTAAGTTGATGCACCTTGTGTTTCTTAACTTTCGTTTGTGCTAGTCAAATTGTTTGTGCTTATGAGAATTTTATGatctttttcaatatttcttcCTGAAAAGATCAGTATTTGCTAGAGTATCTAGAGAGAGAGCTGTTAAGAAATTTAGCTGTTAAGAAATTGTGAGAAATAAGATTTTATCCAAGAAACAGgccttttcttttattaattgagatatagttgatgtaGAATATTATGTAAGTTAACAAATGTACAATATATGGATTCACAATTTTGAAAGGTTATAGTgtgtttatcggagaaggcaatggcaccccactccagtactcttgcctggaaaatcccatggatggaggagcctggtaggctgcagtccatggggtcgctaagagtcggacacgactgagcgacttcactttcacttttcactttcatgcattggagaaggaaatggcaacccactccagtgttcttgcctggagaatcccagggatgggggagcctggtggctgccctatggggtcacacagagtcagacacaactgaagtgacttagcatagcatagcatagtatgtTTATAGTTGTTATTAATATAAATGGCTATATTTCCTGTATTGTACAAACATGCCTTCTCTTAATTGAAACTAGTATATTAGAAGAATAATCTTGTTTGAACCAGTTTGGTATGAAGCATTGGAATTACAACATAACATTAAAAGCCCTGTTAAAGGGACTCCCTGGAttgccagtggttaggactctgtgctttcactgccctggtcagggaactaagatcccacaaactttGTGGCATAGCTGccctgcaaaaaagcaaaaactggtCTTGAGGAAGACTGAGTTAAGTGGTACCTACCACCAAGATTTTATAATTAACATATTTCTAAACTTGGTGTATCACGTTTTTATCTATACTTTTATTCATCTGTCAGTCCATCTTACATATTTTGATGTATCTCCAAACCATTTAGAATACACCATGACTTAAAGAAAATTTGAGCATAAAACCTACAGTACTGTATTTTAAAGCATACccttaaatagaaaattaataagggtTAAGAAATAAATCcatcattctatttttaatgttagctccatttggagacccctgagccAGAGGATTCCTGTGACTAAACTGTTAATACTTGGACAGTAGATTTATCGATGATATTCTGTGACAGTAACCTGATATGGAGCTGTTGTGTTATAGATCAAGGAGTGATCCCAAGATTCTGACAGATGGGGTAGAAGACCTTTTTTAGGAACTTAAGAACCTAGTCAGAGAACATGCCTGAGTCTGAAGTCACATACGCAGAGGTGATAGGGTGAGGATCTAGATAGGGTAAAgcttttctaagaaaaatacttttaaatttgtgCCAGTGCTTCCTCAGAACTGGGATAATAAAGACAGTAGTTATTAAAGTAATTTGAGTTGGCTTGTACGTTTTGTAAGTGTTGCTTTATCACCTGAGAACACTAATTCTTCCCCAAGGTGTTTCTCCAAAtggtttctgtgtgttcttgccttcaCCTCTATAACCAGGTTGACTGGTAGGAGAATTTGGTATCACACTTGGCCCTTTCTTGAGGAAGTAACACTCCTTGTGTCTGCTCCCACCCCTGAGATAAATTTCTAGTCAATATCATGAAAGGACAGAGACACTAATctttatagataatattctgcaTAACATATAGCATTCTGAAGGAATTTGTAAAGATTCACTGGCAGCAGACCAGAATTGAGAAAATCCTAGTGTACAGAATTTCCTCTTCAAACTGAATTTGTTTCCCAGATAGTCTAAAGATAAAGAGGGTGCATGTGCCCCTTACATGAGGTAGACTGTTGGAGTATAAAAATTCTTTTGgttgatctgattttttttcttccagatctAAAGTGAACTCAGCCTCGCACATTCCAGTTTTCTCTGAAGATTGTTCAACAGTTTGGATGTTAACTGTGactcattaaaataaaagtttcattaGCAGCAAAATTTGCTAAAGCAGAGTGATTTTGTTTCTaaggtatttctttaaaaactggtaatgctgaattctcttaagtgAAATGTTAGGCCACTTTGTTCTTTTGGTATAATGGAGCTTGGATAAAAGACGTCTGctttttcaaaaaaggaagaaaatggattACTGCCTTTCctactttgaccacttccaataatAAGTAAATGGATGTTTTGAATAAACCACTTGCCATACACTCATCATAAATTATAATTAAGCCCTAGTTTTGACTTACCTGTTGACTGTAcaatgaatttttatatattccagTTACCTAGTTCCCTTAAGATTTTGGTACAATTTAAGGGAAGCAGAAATCTTCATATGAAGTAAAAAATTATTGTTCTGTTTTTCATATTTAAGTagcatttagttatttttatacTAACTTTGATATCATATCCTTTTTTTTCATGATCTTATTTTGCCACTGTAAGCCTGTCAACGAAAAAGGCAATTCCAAAGTGCAGTTTTTAGAACCTGGGTTTTAATAGCAATTTTGAATTTGTAGAGTTAGTAGTTGCAGAAATCAAACACTAGGTGGCACCCAGTTATCTTAACATTGAAGACATTGATATAgttatcaactttttttttctaacttactgTTCATGGATGATTTCCCAAACAACAAAAGACTGATCACATGCTATGTAGAATATTTTTGCAAAACAAAAAGATTATGttcaaaaagttttattttcagaagtCATATGTGTGTAAACTGGGATTTTGAGCGCTTTATAAACTTATGtgtaaatgaaaattaatttcataacTTCTTGTACAAATTAAGCCTTTTGGAAAGTATCTCTAAGCTGGGAAAAGAGGAAGGCataacaatgaaatgaaaagatggtcTACAGTTTCTGAGTGGAAGAGCTGCATACAAGGGAGAAACATAAAAGTCAGTATTGTGCTGTAGAGAATATTAAACCCTTATTTTGTGTTTAGGATGTATTATGTGTACAGGTGTTTTTGCTTGTATTTTATTGGCAATTTAGATTTACCCTGTGTTACTTAGTTTTCTATTATCACTTCAAGTAAGATGAAATTAAGGGCAGGACCTAGACCTACGTAGAAATCATATAAAAGAAGTCCTTGTAGCTTTTAACACTTTTAAggaaacagctttgaaaaatttGACTTTGTGATCGTCGTCATCACAAAGTAATGACGTAAGGAGTAATCTAAACCTCCTAAGATACTTAGGCTTCTGTACATAAAAGTGCTTTGCTAAATGTGTGCCCTATGTAGATCTTTCCTCCACATTATTTTACCAAGAATGTTTTGACCCTGCAtctgtgctacagttcatggtagGGGTGGTACAACTCCAACATTGGTTTTTCTACTTCCCTTAACAAATGGTTTGTCTAAAGATTCTTTTCAAATTACAAATATGACACTAATGCTTGTGTTTGCaagtgacttttttcttgttgagGTAGTAACAGTCCCATCTGGTGCTGTTGCACTCTAGAAGATCTCAAATCACGATGATTAAAATAGTTGGGGTAAACTTGTAGTTCATATGCAACACTACTTGGAGGAATTATTTTACTTGCTTGTctttaatgtaaaaattaatttaatttgatTATATTTCACATGAATTTGGAATGGAAGTGGtcgttaagaaaaaaaaaattttgttacgCTGTTTGATTCCTATAATACAGTGCTATAAGGTGTgccctgaaagaaaataaagtgtttgAAATCTAAGAATAATGATTCTTGCTGCAAAGAGGGTGTAATAGTTACCACTATTGAGTTTGACAGGCTTGTGTTTTTATACAATGTTTTTTCCAGTTAGAGTATAAATAAGTTGTATTACTAAGGTAGTTAAATAACCAAACCAAATGTTTGTGTAAAAAAAGAGACTTGCCAAGAATTAATTGTTTGACTGTTGAATCTTGAACATCCAGCTTCTCAAAGAGACCACCTCTTAAGGAGCCTGTAAACTATGCATGATGAAAATTCTTGTATTTTATTAAGGAAGTGGCCATTGGTTTACTCACCACATCCATGGAATTGTGGCtataaacatgaaagtgaagtcactcagtcgtgtccgactctttgcaacccagtggactgtagcctaccaagctcctccatccatgggattcttcaggcaagaatactggagtgggttgccattttcttctccaggggatcttcccaacccagggatcgaactcgggtttcccgcattggaggcagacgctttaacctctgagccaccagggaagcccataaacataGTTGTTGCTTACAAAACTCATAGTGACTTAGTTTAACTTAATCTCATCTCTTGTGTAAATATATAGGATGTTGCATAACAACTTTAATAAATGCAAACTGCTGTCAATACTGACTTCAGAGCAAGTGAGTAATCAAATAGATAAAAGCATGTTTCAAATAAAATACCTAGCTAGATTTATACTTGATTGCATACAGATTTAACAACATCCAGTGTTGTGTGGCTTGACAGTGAAATAAAAAGTAAGTTCTTTATGTTCCCTGACAATCATAAAGATTAAAAAGATTTGTTCTGGTATGAGATGTTTAGATCTCTATCCTGCTTATTACTAAGGGGAAGTTTTGTTTATACAGTTTGGACTCCTATGAACTTTTGCATACCACTTTGTATTTATTTGCCTTAAAGTAGCATTCTTgcatttttcagaaagaaaattgagaaaagaaaatctgaattaCGTCTTACTAGTAAGTGTGATAAAACACTCTTAGGAATTTGGAGAGTGTGTTGGACTGTATCTTCTCTTCCTCCACAGCCGCCTTGTGCTTAGGAGGCCTTGTGATAAGTGAAGAGCGTGGACTCGGGTCAGGCAGCCTGTGCCCCAGCCCCTACTCTGCCCTTTACCTGCCCGTGACCACGCACACTTTGTCCAGCTTGTCTGAGCTTCAGGGCCCTCCCCCTGTAAGATGAGAGAGAACAGCCTGCAGAATCAGCATTATTGGGAGGATTAATAATATGTATTCATATGTGATGGACTTAGAGCAGTGTCCACTACTATTCACTTGATACCTAGGACTGTATAAGATACAATATGCATGCCTTTTATATTCtcaatttatcatttctttcactTGCAGTCTTTGGTTCCTATAATAAAAGAAGTGTGtagaatatatttgtatatttatgtcagcacagtatttaaaataattgctACCACCCTCATTTAATTCAGCATAAGACTAACAGATGGAATTTTCTAAATTGCCTAAAGATATTTTGCAAAATACTAACTTGCTCTATATTTCTTTAGAGAAAGTTTAGTAATGTTGATAGCTCTGGTCATATTTCATTCTTAAGT
This DNA window, taken from Bubalus kerabau isolate K-KA32 ecotype Philippines breed swamp buffalo chromosome X, PCC_UOA_SB_1v2, whole genome shotgun sequence, encodes the following:
- the EIF1AX gene encoding eukaryotic translation initiation factor 1A, X-chromosomal gives rise to the protein MPKNKGKGGKNRRRGKNENESEKRELVFKEDGQEYAQVIKMLGNGRLEAMCFDGVKRLCHIRGKLRKKVWINTSDIILVGLRDYQDNKADVILKYNADEARSLKAYGELPEHAKINETDTFGPGDDDEIQFDDIGDDDEDIDDI